Part of the Sorghum bicolor cultivar BTx623 chromosome 1, Sorghum_bicolor_NCBIv3, whole genome shotgun sequence genome, TCGTGGCTGAGTTTGTATCAGTGCTGCCCCTTCAGCCACCAATGCTTCTCGAGCTTGCAAGGTTTTACAGGGCAGAGGTCGCAGCCAGGGGAGAGCAATCACACTTCTCTGTCTGGCTTTCACCTGGAGGCTTGCCTGCAGAGTGGGTGAAACATCTTGGCAGATCATTCAGGAGCCTGCTGCGTAGAACAAGGGACATGAGGCTGAGGCTGCAGTTGGCAACTCTGGCGACAGGCTTCATTGACGTTCTAGACATTTGCAATAGAGTTTTGGATAAAGTCCCGGACAATGCTGGCCCGCTGATCCTAAGGAAGGGCCATGGCGGGGCATACCTTCCTCTCATGTAAatatttcccttttcttttttagatGCATTGGGTTCAGAACTTTTTGGCAGTTAGGCTATCTTGAAAGGCACATGAATCTTGCAAGATTATATCAGTTTTCGTTGGTTCGGCATCTTGACAGAAGCTTGGCTGTAGTCTTCGACTTGGATTCTCATCGATGATGCCATGGAAGACTTTTCTGATTGTATGTACAGCAGTTTGAGGGAAGCCGGCATAGGTCGgatttttttcagcttcatccggCAGGTGTTTTCTCACACATAATATACTGGAtgcttgtaattttttttaccgTGCCCAAATAATTAAATTTTGAGTCGGTTTGGTCAAGACTTTATTGTACGAAGATGCACCCCGTATTTttgttccttttttttgtttgtttgtcttgCAAGTGAAGCACTAGCTGCCTTGTCATTGTAGGTCACTGACGCGTCCAGTGTTCAGTCCAGCGAAAGCGTAAATCCATTTTTGAGCTGCCATTCCGCGCAGAAAACAGAGCAAAAACACGACAGATGTGTCATGCTGATGATCTATCTATTCACGCGCTTGCCCCAGCATTCACGTCAAGCTCCACGAAATAATCTGTCAACGTTCCTTATGCACAGAATGTATAACAGCAGCAAGAAGAGTAGACTACAGGATCCTGAGCTCGTCCATGTGTAAAATACGATTGTGAATAATATACAATACAAGTGTCGCTTTCAAACGGAATAATCCTCGAATCCTGTGTAATTTGTACGCAACCAATGGTATCGGACCATCATTCGCATACGAGCTGAGTCAAATCCCAACAGCAGACAGCCACACCTGAACAAACCCCTGGCTGCGGCAGTTACAAAAAAAGGCAAATAAATTACCACCATTCGTCGACACCTCAGTTCAGGTGCAGATAGACTCAACCTTGGATCACTATCAGAACCTGCAAAGTTTCAGGGATCAATTGAGAGCCCCTTTCTTATGGAGATCATCATCCTGATGGCTTGGGCCATCTGGAAGGCACGAAATGATTTAATCTTCAGACAGATCAATCCCTATCTGCAGTCTTCTACTCAGTTCTTCAAGTCCGAGACGAAGCTTCTGCTGCTTAGAGCAAAGAGAAGTTACTCTCCTGCCATTGATCTATGGATAGTAGATCTTTAGTAGCTTGGTTAAGAGCAGTCCTTcaactgtttttttttcattcctTTTTTGTATCCTGAATtcactccccccccccccccacccccaccccctgTTCCTCTTTTTTGTTTCTGAACTCGCCTTTGGGCTTTTTTAATAAATGTTGCAGGGGTGTAAACCCCTCCAGAGCCTTCAAAAAAAACATATGACGCGGAGCTGCATTTTCCTTGAATATTCGAGAGGTACATAATCTTATGTATAATATATCATCACCTTGCATTGTCTTCCTTGGTCAAACTGGACTCTTTCCAGGACTGTATTCAAGTTCAATAGACCTGTCTTCTCTAACAACCGTTTCTTCTACAGACAGCAGGCTCAGGATGTTCTTGGCAACCAGACGTTTGGGAGCTTCGACATGGAGGGCATGAGCATGATCTACATAGCCGTTGGGAAGGACTACAAGTCCGACAAGCGAAAATTGCTATTTGTTCTACAACAGTTTCCAGGCCCAATTGGCATCCTCCATGTCCACTCGCCGTCCAAGCTGATACCCATCTGTAAGAGCTGAAATTGTATTTCGCTATTCTTTCCTGCAAGGTACATGCACATGTGTCAGACTATTCTTCACTTGAAAAAGGAATTTCTTAGAAAGAGAGAAAGAAACATGCATACTTCTTATTGTTTGGGAATAACTCATTATGCTCTACAAACACGAAATATACCACTGATTTTATCTTAATAAGTAATGGTCATAATGAAGACAAAACCAGAAAAATTTGTAAGTTGAGGACCAACACGGGCATGCCTGTTCATCAATGTCAATCTTTTTCGAGAACATGCTATAGCacgtatttcattaagcagTTCATCAATGTCAATCTAGTCCTCGGTATCGTGATGTATCAGAGAAATACGCCAGGCCTTGTTTTCAAATGATAGACAGATCAAAGGGCAATAGTAACTGGCTACACATACAACTTTTGGCTATCTGCTATCTCTTGTACTGATTGAATAAACTCACTGACAAGAATTTGCTGAACAATCCTATAGTGGGTGCTCGAgtaccagagaagtttgcaagaGAGGATGTAAAGGAACAGCACATgaggagagagaaagaaaagatGCTGAAGTTATTAAGAAGTTATGTGATGCTGTGCTCTGAACGAGAGGTAATCTCTACTCCATTATCTACTTTTAGCAAAGAAAGATTCACGGAAGGATTGGTTTGCAAGTGAAAGAAAATACTACCAACAATTGCTAGACAATGCCTAcagcctaaggccttgtttagttccgaaaagtgaaaagttttcggtactgtagcactttcgtttgtttgtgacaaatattatccaatcatggactaattaggattaaaagattcgtctcgtgatttacagctaaactgtgtaattagattttgttttcgtatatatttaatgtttcatgcatatgccacaagattcaatgtgacagggaatcttgaaaattttttggttttcaggtagaactaaacaaggcctaactaaaaAGGTTAATATCTTCTTAAGCCGAACACCTACTAAGCCCATGCAAGCCATGCTTTACTGAAATTTTAGATGCATTGAAGAACTTATGACTTCCGAATTTTTCAGAGAAAAGGTTTCAATGACTTCAAAATTtagatataaaaaaatataggcACACCTTAAAAAGTGCCAAGGAAGACTGTACAGCAGAGTCTCTGATATGTTAAAACAGGTTTCTTCTAAAAGTTCATGAATAAGATTA contains:
- the LOC110431663 gene encoding U-box domain-containing protein 33-like isoform X1 gives rise to the protein MEGMSMIYIAVGKDYKSDKRKLLFVLQQFPGPIGILHVHSPSKLIPILGARVPEKFAREDVKEQHMRREKEKMLKLLRSYVMLCSEREVKVQYITNEDTLLALQQLVLMNQVRKLVMASRSMSKENALLQFCQILLVRNGRHEWTSSPATPQWTPEHLTGESEAATAPWGQRV
- the LOC110431663 gene encoding U-box domain-containing protein 33-like isoform X2, which produces MEGMSMIYIAVGKDYKSDKRKLLFVLQQFPGPIGILHVHSPSKLIPILGARVPEKFAREDVKEQHMRREKEKMLKLLRSYVMLCSEREVKVQYITNEDTLLALQQLVLMNQVRKLVMASRSMSKENALLQFCQILLVRNGRHEWTSPATPQWTPEHLTGESEAATAPWGQRV